The Setaria viridis chromosome 6, Setaria_viridis_v4.0, whole genome shotgun sequence genome contains a region encoding:
- the LOC117860079 gene encoding F-box protein PP2-B10, which yields MAAEQQSSSGAHAAATQLGDLPDACLAQAIALTSPRDACRCAAVSPAFRAAADSDHVWRGFLPEQLMIDGHSYKPAAVALHQAPAPAAKSKKEAYLGLCNASGAVAVGDGDGGCRVWLERATGARCYALSARRLSLPWDDGEFSWKFTPHPRSRFAEVAELVDCTCLDIYGALPASSLTPATPYAAYLVYDTAAEGGHRGLSYPDQETTVSLGGRVVARHDVCIRPDDAEARKFWGGGGRTGGGDREEPRRPRRREDGWWEMEMGRLPSTTGEPEEEVVASFEVLGWYPKRGLVVEGIEFRPVVESST from the exons atggcggcggagcagcagTCGAGCAGCGGCGCTCACGCGGCGGCGACCCAGCTGGGCGACCTGCCGGATGCGTGCCTGGCGCAGGCCATCGCGCTCACCTCCCCGCGCGACGcctgccgctgcgccgccgtgtCACCGgccttccgcgccgccgccgactctgACCACGTCTGGCGGGGCTTCCTCCCCGAGCAGCTGATGATCGACGGCCACAGCTACaagcccgccgccgtggcgctccaccaggcgccggcgccggcggccaagaGCAAGAAGGAGGCGTACCTCGGCCTCTGCAACGCCTCCGGCGCCGTGGCCGTCGGTGATGGCGACGGCGGGTGCCGGGTGTGGCTGGAGAGGGCCACCGGCGCCAGGTGCTACGCGCTGTCGGCGAGGAGGCTCAGCCTGCCCTGGGACGACGGCGAGTTCTCCTGGAAATTCACGCCCCATCCCCGCTCCAG GTTcgcggaggtggcggagctggTGGACTGCACGTGCCTGGACATCTACGGGGCGCTCCCGGCGTCGTCCCTCACGCCGGCGACGCCCTACGCGGCGTACCTCGTCTACGacacggcggcggagggtggcCACCGCGGCCTCAGCTACCCGGACCAGGAGACGACGGTGTCCCTGGGCGGCCGCGTCGTCGCGCGCCACGACGTGTGCATCCGCCCCGACGACGCCGAGGCGCGCAAGTTctggggcggcggtggccggacTGGTGGCGGCGATCGCGAGGAGCcgaggcggccgaggaggagggaggacgggtgGTGGGAGATGGAGATGGGGCGGCTGCCGAGCACCACCGgcgagccggaggaggaggtggtggcgagcTTCGAGGTGCTCGGGTGGTACCCCAAGCGCGGCCTTGTCGTCGAGGGCATCGAGTTCAGGCCCGTCGTCGAAAGTTCTACCTGA